A genomic stretch from Plutella xylostella chromosome 14, ilPluXylo3.1, whole genome shotgun sequence includes:
- the LOC119694661 gene encoding uncharacterized protein LOC119694661, whose amino-acid sequence MSGPYINGLGRRRQRKRGAEVSTDEEENEDFFSYEDGYVPKKKRRVSPSDAELVPKFRPDETSNVSGWLHKIDQLGDIYGWRSIDRQYIMQLRLCGSARDWYDDLEDYNLTWDQWKTTLKTAFPRSTDFVDRLEVMLARKKKDTEGMTKYYHTKLSLLKKCNIDGEEAISCIIRGLPAELRANAKAYNCDTPEQLYYGYLSSLENFKRVEAARSEVHIGGGRSTWRRGTAGTSSSGASTQLHQPKICYVCRRPGHEARDCRTLQHCETCQRAGHTSATCWSAAGRSQQQTQKESGLFGRAKPTTDGGRGTRPVQDGRVLAASATTSATNLRT is encoded by the exons ATGTCGGGCCCGTACATAAACGGCCTTGGAAGACGAAGACAACGAAAACGAGGTGCAGAAGTGTCGACTGACGAAGAAGAAAAcgaagattttttttcttatgaaGACGGGTATGTTCCCAAAAAGAAACGACGTGTATCACCATCTGATGCAGAACTTGTACCTAAGTTCCGTCCTGATGAAACGAGTAACGTATCTGGATGGCTGCACAAAATTGATCAACTCGGCGACATTTATGGCTGGAGAAGCATCGATCGACAATACATTATGCAGCTGCGCTTGTGTGGGTCAGCACGAGACTGGTATGATGACCTGGAAGATTATAATTTGACTTGGGATCAGTGGAAGACAACCCTTAAAACTGCATTCCCTCGATCTACGGACTTTGTCGACAGGCTAGAGGTTATGCTGGCaaggaaaaaaaaagataCGGAGGGTATGACAAAATACTACCACACGAAACTTTCATTGTTGAAAAAATGTAACATCGACGGTGAAGAGGCCATTTCCTGTATAATCCGAGGACTTCCAGCTGAACTGAGAGCCAACGCTAAAGCATACAATTGCGATACACCAGAGCAACTGTACTACGGCTATCTTTCTTCATTGGAAAACTTCAAACGGGTGGAAGCAGCTCGGTCAGAAGTTCACATTGGGGGCGGAAGATCTACATGGAGAAGAGGCACTGCCGGCACTTCGTCCAGTGGAGCTTCGACCCAGCTCCATCAGCCCAAGATTTGCTACGTGTGCCGCCGACCGGGACACGAGGCCAGGGACTGCCGCACGCTGCAACACTGCGAGACCTGCCAGCGAGCCGGACACACCTCGGCTACCTGCTGGTCTGCGGCAGGGCGATCTCAGCAGCAAACCCAAAAG GAATCTGGACTCTTTGGGCGAGCCAAGCCTACAACGGATGGGGGCCGTGGGACACGGCCCGTGCAGGATGGCCGAGTGTTAGCGGCTTCCGCAACCACTAGCGCCACCAACCTCCGGACATGA